The Coffea arabica cultivar ET-39 chromosome 4e, Coffea Arabica ET-39 HiFi, whole genome shotgun sequence genome includes a window with the following:
- the LOC113742383 gene encoding histone deacetylase 5 isoform X3 encodes MGSSKTASDGVLLPERRRVGLLYDERMCKHFDATDHPENPNRILAIWNKLESFGIHQRCVILNAKEAEDKHIALVHTKSHVDFIKNISSQKFGSKWDRIAARFNSIYFNEGSSEAAYLAAGSVVEVAEKVAKGELDSAFAIVRPPGHHAEANEPMGFCLYNNVAIATSFLLNERTELGIKKILVVDWDVHHGNGTQKMFYKDSRVLFFSVHRHEFGCFYPGGDDGSYVMIGEGPGAGYNINVPWENRSCGDADYLAVWDHILIPVAKAFDPDMVIISAGFDAAVNDPLGGCCVSPYGYSIMLSKLMEFAEGKIVMALEGGYNLKSLANSALACVQVLLGDKPIVRSLQADPFESTWRVLEAVREALSAFWPIFAKKLPEELTSKRTSLILIPCSDSEDEYDNGPNTTSEDYEAAIEHVIEPLQNLEVDDGHCTELTNGPNTTSEDYEVAIEHVIEPLQNLKVENGHDQTIAFSSSWRSELSKIDIWYATYGSNMRESRFLCYIEGGQVEGMQKQCVGSVDKSPPKESCWRTFPHRLFFARDYTATWGPGGVAFLHPESNSEDKAYLRLYRITLEQFNDVLVQENILSSRTGPLFGLKDLQSIEDKKCISIEAIKLLDVHLVLEVLKKMNLRLHEDEDIDHLHGCMILSPARLHT; translated from the exons atgGGCTCTTCCAAAACTGCGAGCGACGGTGTTCTCTTGCCTGAACGACGCCGTGTGGGGTTGTTGTACGACGAGAGAATGTGCAAGCACTTTGACGCCACAGACCATCCTGAGAACCCCAATCGCATCCTTGCCATTTGGAACAAGCTCGAATCCTTTGGCATCCATCAAAG ATGTGTTATTTTGAATGCAAAGGAAGCAGAAGATAAACATATAGCTTTGGTTCACACCAAAAGTCACGTTGATTTCATTAAGAATATAAGTTCTCAAAAGTTCGGTTCAAAATGGGATAGGATTGCTGCAAGATTCAATTCTATTTATTTCAATGAGGGATCATCTGAAGCTGCCTATCTTGCTGCTGGCTCTGTTGTAGAG GTGGCTGAGAAAGTTGCCAAAGGAGAACTAGATTCTGCATTTGCTATTGTTAGGCCTCCTGGGCATCATGCAGAAGCAAATGAACCGATGGGATTTTGTCTGTACAACAATGTTGCTATTGCAACTAGTTTTCTCTTGAATGAAAGA ACAGAGCTGGGCatcaaaaaaattctggttgttGATTGGGATGTTCATCATGGAAATGGTACTCAAAAGATGTTCTATAAGGATTCTCGAGTACTATTCTTTTCTGTGCACAG GCATGAATTTGGGTGTTTCTATCCTGGTGGTGATGACGGATCGTATGTAATGATTGGGGAGGGACCAGGTGCTGGATATAATATAAATGTTCCTTGGGAGAATCGTAGCTGTGGTGATGCAGACTATCTTGCTGTTTGGGACCATATACTAATTCCTGTTGCCAAGGCATTTGACCCTGACATGGTTATTATTTCTGCTGGTTTTGATGCAG CCGTTAATGATCCTCTAGGCGGCTGCTGCGTTAGTCCATATGGGTATTCCATCATGTTGAGCAAG TTAATGGAGTTTGCCGAGGGTAAGATTGTCATGGCACTGGAAGGAGGATACAACCTTAAATCTTTAGCAAATTCAGCTCTAGCTTGTGTCCAAGTGTTGCTAGGTGACAAGCCAATAGTCAGATCTTTGCAGGCAGATCCATTTGAATCAACATGGCGAGTGCTAGAAGCG GTTCGTGAAGCATTAAGTGCATTTTGGCCGATCTTCGCTAAGAAGTTACCTGAGGAATTAACCAGTAAGAGGACATCTCTAATCCTG ATCCCTTGTTCTGATTCTGAAGATGAATATGACAATGGTCCTAATACAACATCAGAAGATTATGAGGCAGCTATTGAGCATGTTATAGAACCACTCCAGAATTTGGAAGTTGATGATGGTCATTGTACTGAACTTACAAATGGCCCTAATACAACATCAGAAGATTATGAGGTAGCAATTGAGCATGTTATAGAACCACTTCAGAATTTGAAAGTTGAAAATGGTCATG ATCAAACTATAGCTTTTTCTTCCAGCTGGAGATCAGAACTTTCTAAGATAGATATCTGGTATGCTACTTATGGATCAAATATGAGAGAATCAAGGTTCCTTTGCTATATTGAAGGTGGACAG GTGGAAGGAATGCAGAAGCAATGTGTTGGTTCAGTGGACAAAAGCCCACCCAAAGAGAGTTGTTGGAGGACTTTCCCTCATCGTTTGTTCTTTGCTCGTGACTATACTGCTACTTGGGGTCCTGGAGGGGTTGCTTTTCTTCATCCTGAAAGTAACAGTGAAGATAAAGCTTACCTGCGCTTGTACAGGATAAC ACTTGAGCAGTTCAATGACGTCTTGGTTCAGGAGAATATCCTAAGCTCCAGAACAGGTCCATTGTTTGGTTTGAAAGACCTACAATCTATTGAAGACAAAAAGTGCATATCTATAGAGGCTATTAAG CTGCTTGACGTGCACTTGGTGCTTGAGGTTTTGAAAAAGATGAATTTGAGATTACATGAAGATGAAGATATTGATCATTTGCACGGTTGTATGATTCTGAGTCCTGCTAGACTGCACACATAA
- the LOC113740954 gene encoding uncharacterized protein, which yields MTCTYCFKVFHGGGIHRMKQHLAGVTGSVTSCPNVDPAVRLAILTCLQENDKKSKEKRGDFGVESPFGQPVHEFVGDEVQEVPPPRIREISMNEAGTSLGKGKRKTTAPTGIHAFFKGGRDSAQPTIKACLQSKDKWQNTDMAIALWFYDASIDQIASMGHGYKAPSYHSLRVTLLRDAKKDVQLVVDSFRNTWAETGCTIMGDGWKDSRQRPLINFLVYCPKGISFIKSIDASDIVTNAENLCNLFVEIVEMVGSKNVVHLVTDNASNYKAAGTLLNERYPTICWSPCAAHCINLILKDIGEMGTVKSLVALAATVTVFVYNHKYVLNWLRKTNGWREIIRPGETRFATTFIALKSLHDHKDSLQALVTSGDYKKFLKMNKGKEVKQIVLDDRFWNNCLITVRIMGPIIRLLRVCDTDERPSLGYVYEGMFRAITGIKKLFRSSERLYKPYIDIINDRWDRMLRKNLHATAYFLNPAFQYDTATFSTHPEITNGLLDYIESKVDWCSVENLTREIGMYREREGSFGRKLAILTSKKDRPENWWKLFGCDAPNLQKLAIRVLSQTASSSGCERNWSVFERIHTKKRNRLEHQRLNDLVYVHYNLRLQYRHNQQKRSYDPVDYQSIDKTEFWVVEEEEEGELDYEELEEELEELPIHGQCSNSEQPEG from the exons atGACATGCACTTATTGTTTTAAAGTGTTTCATGGGGGTGGCATCCACCGAATGAAGCAACACTTGGCAGGAGTAACGGGCAGTGTTACTTCATGTCCAAATGTTGATCCAGCAGTGAGGCTTGCAATATTAACATGTTTGCAAGAGAATGATAAAAAAtctaaagaaaaaagaggagatTTTGGGGTTGAAAGTCCTTTTGGTCAACCAGTGCACGAATTTGTCGGTGATGAAGTGCAAGAGGTTCCACCTCCTCGAATAAGGGAAATTTCAATGAATGAGGCTGGTACATCATTAGgtaaaggaaagagaaaaaccaCTGCCCCTACAGGTATTCATGCTTTCTTTAAGGGTGGACGTGATAGTGCTCAACCTACTATCAAAGCTTGTTTGCAAAGTAAGGATAAATGGCAAAATACTGATATGGCCATTGCTCTTTGGTTCTATGATGCAT ctaTCGATCAAATTGCATCAATGGGTCATGGTTATAAAGCTCCATCTTATCATTCTTTGCGAGTCACTTTGTTGCGAGATGCTAAGAAAGATGTGCAGTTAGTTGTTGATTCATTTCGAAATACTTGGGCTGAAACTGGATGCACTATAATGGGTGATGGATGGAAAGATAGTAGACAAAGACCATTGattaattttctggtttattgTCCTAAGGGTATATCTTTTATCAAGTCTATAGATGCATCGGACATTGTGACAAATGCAGAAAATTTGTGCAATCTGTTTGTTGAAATTGTTGAAATGGTTGGTTCAAAAAATGTGGTGCATTTAGTCACCGATAATGCTAGCAATTATAAGGCTGCTGGAACtttattaaatgaaagataTCCAACTATTTGCTGGTCTCCATGTGCTGCCCATTGTATCAATTTGATTTTGAAGGATATTGGTGAAATGGGTACTGTTAAATCTCTAGTGGCTCTTGCTGCTACAGTAACTGTTTTTGTGTATAATCATAAATATGTTCTAAATTGGCTGAGAAAAACTAATGGGTGGAGGGAGATTATTCGTCCGGGGGAGACTCGATTTGCCACCACTTTTATTGCACTAAAGAGCTTACATGATCACAAAGACAGCTTACAAGCTTTAGTCACTAGCGGAGATTACAAAAAGTTCTTGAAAATGAACAAAGGAAAAGAGGTCAAACAAATTGTTTTGGATGATAGATTTTGGAATAATTGTTTGATTACGGTGAGAATAATGGGTCCTATTATTCGGTTGTTGAGAGTTTGTGACACTGATGAAAGGCCTTCTTTGGGGTATGTGTATGAAGGTATGTTTAGAGCAATTACTGGAATCAAGAAGTTGTTCAGGAGTAGTGAAAGACTATATAAGCCTTACATTGATATCATCAATGACCGATGGGATAGGATGTTGAGGAAAAATTTGCATGCTACGGCATATTTTTTAAATCCCGCTTTTCAATATGACACTGCCACATTCTCTACACATCCAGAAATTACAAATGGTTTGTTGGATTACATAGAATCAAAGGTGGATTGGTGTAGTGTGGAAAATTTAACAAGAGAAATTGGAATGTATCGAGAGCGGGAGGGAAGTTTTGGCAGAAAACTTGCTATTCTTACTAGCAAGAAAGATAGACCAg AGAATTGGTGGAAGCTCTTTGGTTGTGATGCTCCCAACTTACAAAAACTTGCAATTCGGGTTTTGAGTCAAACAGCTTCTTCTTCAGGATGTGAGCGTAATTGGAGTGTTTTTGAACGTATTCATACTAAGAAAAGGAATAGGTTGGAGCATCAAAGGCTCAATGATCTTGTATATGTGCATTACAATTTGCGTTTGCAGTATAG GCATAATCAGCAAAAAAGATCGTATGATCCCGTTGATTATCAGTCAATTGATAAAACAGAATTTTGGgtggttgaagaagaagaagaaggggaGCTTGATTATGAGGAGTTAGAGGAAGAGCTTGAAGAACTTCCAATTCATGGTCAATGTTCAAATTCTGAACAACCTGAAGGTTAG
- the LOC113742383 gene encoding histone deacetylase 5 isoform X1, giving the protein MGSSKTASDGVLLPERRRVGLLYDERMCKHFDATDHPENPNRILAIWNKLESFGIHQRCVILNAKEAEDKHIALVHTKSHVDFIKNISSQKFGSKWDRIAARFNSIYFNEGSSEAAYLAAGSVVEVAEKVAKGELDSAFAIVRPPGHHAEANEPMGFCLYNNVAIATSFLLNERTELGIKKILVVDWDVHHGNGTQKMFYKDSRVLFFSVHRHEFGCFYPGGDDGSYVMIGEGPGAGYNINVPWENRSCGDADYLAVWDHILIPVAKAFDPDMVIISAGFDAAVNDPLGGCCVSPYGYSIMLSKLMEFAEGKIVMALEGGYNLKSLANSALACVQVLLGDKPIVRSLQADPFESTWRVLEAVREALSAFWPIFAKKLPEELTSKRTSLILIPCSDSEDEYDNGPNTTSEDYEAAIEHVIEPLQNLEVDDGHCTELTNGPNTTSEDYEVAIEHVIEPLQNLKVENGHDQTIAFSSSWRSELSKIDIWYATYGSNMRESRFLCYIEGGQVEGMQKQCVGSVDKSPPKESCWRTFPHRLFFARDYTATWGPGGVAFLHPESNSEDKAYLRLYRITLEQFNDVLVQENILSSRTGPLFGLKDLQSIEDKKCISIEAIKKGWYHNVLYLGKEDDLPVITMTCTLYSVDNFKSGKFPMCAPGRGYANTLIKGLVEGNRLSNEEAVAYIEEASTKKL; this is encoded by the exons atgGGCTCTTCCAAAACTGCGAGCGACGGTGTTCTCTTGCCTGAACGACGCCGTGTGGGGTTGTTGTACGACGAGAGAATGTGCAAGCACTTTGACGCCACAGACCATCCTGAGAACCCCAATCGCATCCTTGCCATTTGGAACAAGCTCGAATCCTTTGGCATCCATCAAAG ATGTGTTATTTTGAATGCAAAGGAAGCAGAAGATAAACATATAGCTTTGGTTCACACCAAAAGTCACGTTGATTTCATTAAGAATATAAGTTCTCAAAAGTTCGGTTCAAAATGGGATAGGATTGCTGCAAGATTCAATTCTATTTATTTCAATGAGGGATCATCTGAAGCTGCCTATCTTGCTGCTGGCTCTGTTGTAGAG GTGGCTGAGAAAGTTGCCAAAGGAGAACTAGATTCTGCATTTGCTATTGTTAGGCCTCCTGGGCATCATGCAGAAGCAAATGAACCGATGGGATTTTGTCTGTACAACAATGTTGCTATTGCAACTAGTTTTCTCTTGAATGAAAGA ACAGAGCTGGGCatcaaaaaaattctggttgttGATTGGGATGTTCATCATGGAAATGGTACTCAAAAGATGTTCTATAAGGATTCTCGAGTACTATTCTTTTCTGTGCACAG GCATGAATTTGGGTGTTTCTATCCTGGTGGTGATGACGGATCGTATGTAATGATTGGGGAGGGACCAGGTGCTGGATATAATATAAATGTTCCTTGGGAGAATCGTAGCTGTGGTGATGCAGACTATCTTGCTGTTTGGGACCATATACTAATTCCTGTTGCCAAGGCATTTGACCCTGACATGGTTATTATTTCTGCTGGTTTTGATGCAG CCGTTAATGATCCTCTAGGCGGCTGCTGCGTTAGTCCATATGGGTATTCCATCATGTTGAGCAAG TTAATGGAGTTTGCCGAGGGTAAGATTGTCATGGCACTGGAAGGAGGATACAACCTTAAATCTTTAGCAAATTCAGCTCTAGCTTGTGTCCAAGTGTTGCTAGGTGACAAGCCAATAGTCAGATCTTTGCAGGCAGATCCATTTGAATCAACATGGCGAGTGCTAGAAGCG GTTCGTGAAGCATTAAGTGCATTTTGGCCGATCTTCGCTAAGAAGTTACCTGAGGAATTAACCAGTAAGAGGACATCTCTAATCCTG ATCCCTTGTTCTGATTCTGAAGATGAATATGACAATGGTCCTAATACAACATCAGAAGATTATGAGGCAGCTATTGAGCATGTTATAGAACCACTCCAGAATTTGGAAGTTGATGATGGTCATTGTACTGAACTTACAAATGGCCCTAATACAACATCAGAAGATTATGAGGTAGCAATTGAGCATGTTATAGAACCACTTCAGAATTTGAAAGTTGAAAATGGTCATG ATCAAACTATAGCTTTTTCTTCCAGCTGGAGATCAGAACTTTCTAAGATAGATATCTGGTATGCTACTTATGGATCAAATATGAGAGAATCAAGGTTCCTTTGCTATATTGAAGGTGGACAG GTGGAAGGAATGCAGAAGCAATGTGTTGGTTCAGTGGACAAAAGCCCACCCAAAGAGAGTTGTTGGAGGACTTTCCCTCATCGTTTGTTCTTTGCTCGTGACTATACTGCTACTTGGGGTCCTGGAGGGGTTGCTTTTCTTCATCCTGAAAGTAACAGTGAAGATAAAGCTTACCTGCGCTTGTACAGGATAAC ACTTGAGCAGTTCAATGACGTCTTGGTTCAGGAGAATATCCTAAGCTCCAGAACAGGTCCATTGTTTGGTTTGAAAGACCTACAATCTATTGAAGACAAAAAGTGCATATCTATAGAGGCTATTAAG AAAGGCTGGTATCACAATGTCCTTTACTTGGGTAAGGAGGACGACTTACCAGTTATAACAATGAC GTGCACCCTCTATAGTGTAGACAATTTCAAATCTGGGAAGTTTCCGATGTGTGCTCCAGGCAGAGGCTATGCCAACACCTTGATTAAGGGACTTGTAGAAGGAAACAGGCTCTCTAATGAGGAAGCTGTGGCTTACATAGAGGAAGCATCTACCAAGAAATTGTGA
- the LOC113741421 gene encoding DNAJ protein JJJ1 homolog, translated as MASSEKPKRCLYEVLGLSRDCSVDEIRSAYKKLALQRHPDKLVKSGLSEAEATAQFQELVNAYEVLSDPRERAWYDSHRSQILFSSSSPATGNSANSVYVPNLFSYFSNSVYSGYSDSGKGFYKVYGDVFDKIYQNELNFAKKLGLGFPKEAPVMGNLDSYYTQVTAFYNYWLAFVTLMDFCWVDQYDVMAGPNRKSRRVMEEENKKLRKKARREYNDTVRGLAEFVKKRDKRVIDMQMKRAEEVERRKEEERERKKELERQKAERAKKYEEPEWAKVEDIEDEDTEEIVDDDKKKKGDGKELYCVACGKKFKSDKQWKNHEQSKKHKEKVAELRNTFIEEDEEYEEGKTEEVGEEYEEEDEVGAEESGFLSADDEVDELMDHFNSTMEIREEGNDEAQSSEQDGLVDRDSGIGLKELQSDMRSDDDEASNLEAMVSGQKNRKNGSLDQKPKRASNKIPVEVDSNEMDFMAYNNMKGSRRNRGGRKQRGRTLEEAAQTEIAEAHVEAENNGYHDTMKEASSDSFLETQSRGKEDDESETSHKLSRQAVNKKGTAKSDSNFKSKEAPKGRKKKANTKVISNRCEKCGEEFESRNKLHRHLGDTGHATLKSR; from the exons AGCCGAAGCCACAGCTCAATTCCAAGAGCTCGTAAACGCCTACGAAGTCCTCTCCGACCCGCGGGAGCGCGCGTGGTACGACTCGCACCGCTCTCAAATTCTGTTTTCCAGTTCCTCCCCGGCCACCGGCAATTCGGCTAATTCCGTCTATGTTCCGAACTTGTTTTCGTATTTCTCCAATTCCGTTTATTCTGGATATTCGGATTCCGGCAAGGGTTTTTATAAGGTTTATGGAGATgtttttgataaaatttatcaaaatgagtTAAATTTTGCCAAGAAGTTGGGCTTGGGATTCCCTAAGGAAGCTCCAGTCATGGGAAATTTGGATTCCTATTATACTCAG GTTACGgcgttttataattattggttaGCGTTTGTGACATTGATGGACTTTTGTTGGGTAGATCAGTATGATGTAATGGCAGGGCCGAATAGGAAGTCAAGAAGGGTAATGGAGgaggaaaacaaaaagttgagGAAAAAAGCACGGAGGGAGTATAATGACACAGTTAGGGGATTGGCTGAGTTTGTGAAAAAAAGGGATAAGAGGGTCATAGATATGCAGATGAAAAGGGCCGAGGAGGTGGAGAGGAGGAAGGAGGAAGAGAGGGAGAGGAAAAAggagttggagagacaaaaggctGAGAGAGCGAAGAAGTACGAGGAGCCTGAGTGGGCTAAAGTTGAAGACATTGAGGATGAAGATACTGAGGAGATAGTTGATGAcgataagaagaagaaaggggATGGGAAGGAGTTGTATTGTGTTGCATGTGGAAAGAAATTCAAGAGTGATAAACAATGGAAAAATCATGAGCAGTCAAAAAAACACAAGGAAAAGGTGGCAGAATTGCGGAACACATTTATTGAGGAAGATGAAGAATATGAAGAGGGGAAGACGGAGGAAGTGGGTGAGGAATATGAGGAGGAAGATGAGGTTGGCGCAGAAGAGAGTGGCTTTTTATCAGCAGATGATGAGGTGGATGAACTAATGGATCATTTTAATAGCACCATGGAAATTCGAGAAGAAGGCAATGATGAAGCGCAATCTAGTGAACAAGATGGTTTGGTTGATAGGGATAGTGGGATTGGCTTGAAGGAACTACAATCTGACATGCGATCAGATGATGATGAAGCTAGTAATCTTGAAGCTATGGTTTCTGGGCAGAAGAATCGGAAAAATGGAAGCTTGGATCAGAAGCCTAAGCGTGCTTCAAATAAAATCCCAGTCGAGGTTGATAGTAATGAGATGGACTTCATGGCGTATAACAATATGAAGGGTTCAAGAAGGAATAGGGGAGGTAGGAAACAAAGGGGACGAACTCTAGAGGAAGCAGCGCAAACTGAGATAGCTGAAGCGCATGTTGAAGCTGAGAATAATGGGTATCATGACACCATGAAGGAGGCGTCATCAGATTCTTTCCTTGAAACTCAATCTAGAGGCAAAGAAGATGATGAATCAGAAACGAGTCATAAGCTTTCAAGACAAGCTGTTAACAAGAAAGGGACAGCAAAGTCAGACAGCAATTTCAAGTCAAAAGAGGCACccaaaggaaggaaaaagaag GCTAATACCAAAGTTATTAGCAACCGGTGTGAGAAATGTGGAGAAGAATTTGAATCAAG aAATAAACTACATAGGCATTTAGGGGATACGGGTCATGCTACATTAAAGTCCAGATGA
- the LOC113742383 gene encoding histone deacetylase 5 isoform X2 yields the protein MGSSKTASDGVLLPERRRVGLLYDERMCKHFDATDHPENPNRILAIWNKLESFGIHQRCVILNAKEAEDKHIALVHTKSHVDFIKNISSQKFGSKWDRIAARFNSIYFNEGSSEAAYLAAGSVVEVAEKVAKGELDSAFAIVRPPGHHAEANEPMGFCLYNNVAIATSFLLNERTELGIKKILVVDWDVHHGNGTQKMFYKDSRVLFFSVHRHEFGCFYPGGDDGSYVMIGEGPGAGYNINVPWENRSCGDADYLAVWDHILIPVAKAFDPDMVIISAGFDAAVNDPLGGCCVSPYGYSIMLSKLMEFAEGKIVMALEGGYNLKSLANSALACVQVLLGDKPIVRSLQADPFESTWRVLEAVREALSAFWPIFAKKLPEELTSKRTSLILIPCSDSEDEYDNGPNTTSEDYEAAIEHVIEPLQNLEVDDGHCTELTNGPNTTSEDYEVAIEHVIEPLQNLKVENGHAFSSSWRSELSKIDIWYATYGSNMRESRFLCYIEGGQVEGMQKQCVGSVDKSPPKESCWRTFPHRLFFARDYTATWGPGGVAFLHPESNSEDKAYLRLYRITLEQFNDVLVQENILSSRTGPLFGLKDLQSIEDKKCISIEAIKKGWYHNVLYLGKEDDLPVITMTCTLYSVDNFKSGKFPMCAPGRGYANTLIKGLVEGNRLSNEEAVAYIEEASTKKL from the exons atgGGCTCTTCCAAAACTGCGAGCGACGGTGTTCTCTTGCCTGAACGACGCCGTGTGGGGTTGTTGTACGACGAGAGAATGTGCAAGCACTTTGACGCCACAGACCATCCTGAGAACCCCAATCGCATCCTTGCCATTTGGAACAAGCTCGAATCCTTTGGCATCCATCAAAG ATGTGTTATTTTGAATGCAAAGGAAGCAGAAGATAAACATATAGCTTTGGTTCACACCAAAAGTCACGTTGATTTCATTAAGAATATAAGTTCTCAAAAGTTCGGTTCAAAATGGGATAGGATTGCTGCAAGATTCAATTCTATTTATTTCAATGAGGGATCATCTGAAGCTGCCTATCTTGCTGCTGGCTCTGTTGTAGAG GTGGCTGAGAAAGTTGCCAAAGGAGAACTAGATTCTGCATTTGCTATTGTTAGGCCTCCTGGGCATCATGCAGAAGCAAATGAACCGATGGGATTTTGTCTGTACAACAATGTTGCTATTGCAACTAGTTTTCTCTTGAATGAAAGA ACAGAGCTGGGCatcaaaaaaattctggttgttGATTGGGATGTTCATCATGGAAATGGTACTCAAAAGATGTTCTATAAGGATTCTCGAGTACTATTCTTTTCTGTGCACAG GCATGAATTTGGGTGTTTCTATCCTGGTGGTGATGACGGATCGTATGTAATGATTGGGGAGGGACCAGGTGCTGGATATAATATAAATGTTCCTTGGGAGAATCGTAGCTGTGGTGATGCAGACTATCTTGCTGTTTGGGACCATATACTAATTCCTGTTGCCAAGGCATTTGACCCTGACATGGTTATTATTTCTGCTGGTTTTGATGCAG CCGTTAATGATCCTCTAGGCGGCTGCTGCGTTAGTCCATATGGGTATTCCATCATGTTGAGCAAG TTAATGGAGTTTGCCGAGGGTAAGATTGTCATGGCACTGGAAGGAGGATACAACCTTAAATCTTTAGCAAATTCAGCTCTAGCTTGTGTCCAAGTGTTGCTAGGTGACAAGCCAATAGTCAGATCTTTGCAGGCAGATCCATTTGAATCAACATGGCGAGTGCTAGAAGCG GTTCGTGAAGCATTAAGTGCATTTTGGCCGATCTTCGCTAAGAAGTTACCTGAGGAATTAACCAGTAAGAGGACATCTCTAATCCTG ATCCCTTGTTCTGATTCTGAAGATGAATATGACAATGGTCCTAATACAACATCAGAAGATTATGAGGCAGCTATTGAGCATGTTATAGAACCACTCCAGAATTTGGAAGTTGATGATGGTCATTGTACTGAACTTACAAATGGCCCTAATACAACATCAGAAGATTATGAGGTAGCAATTGAGCATGTTATAGAACCACTTCAGAATTTGAAAGTTGAAAATGGTCATG CTTTTTCTTCCAGCTGGAGATCAGAACTTTCTAAGATAGATATCTGGTATGCTACTTATGGATCAAATATGAGAGAATCAAGGTTCCTTTGCTATATTGAAGGTGGACAG GTGGAAGGAATGCAGAAGCAATGTGTTGGTTCAGTGGACAAAAGCCCACCCAAAGAGAGTTGTTGGAGGACTTTCCCTCATCGTTTGTTCTTTGCTCGTGACTATACTGCTACTTGGGGTCCTGGAGGGGTTGCTTTTCTTCATCCTGAAAGTAACAGTGAAGATAAAGCTTACCTGCGCTTGTACAGGATAAC ACTTGAGCAGTTCAATGACGTCTTGGTTCAGGAGAATATCCTAAGCTCCAGAACAGGTCCATTGTTTGGTTTGAAAGACCTACAATCTATTGAAGACAAAAAGTGCATATCTATAGAGGCTATTAAG AAAGGCTGGTATCACAATGTCCTTTACTTGGGTAAGGAGGACGACTTACCAGTTATAACAATGAC GTGCACCCTCTATAGTGTAGACAATTTCAAATCTGGGAAGTTTCCGATGTGTGCTCCAGGCAGAGGCTATGCCAACACCTTGATTAAGGGACTTGTAGAAGGAAACAGGCTCTCTAATGAGGAAGCTGTGGCTTACATAGAGGAAGCATCTACCAAGAAATTGTGA